In the genome of Ananas comosus cultivar F153 linkage group 11, ASM154086v1, whole genome shotgun sequence, one region contains:
- the LOC109717837 gene encoding SNF1-related protein kinase regulatory subunit beta-1-like, with amino-acid sequence MGNVTGREEENGGGDDEDPSARSSEGGFAPYHAGSADSIGGGGGGESPPQSPRRSPSPFMFAPQVPVPPLQRHSDSPQLSNQVSTNEQHGSSKDPPERKIPVLLVWTLGGKKVHVEGSWDNWTEKLSLQRSGKDHSILMSLPSGIYRYRFIVDGERRFIPDFPCITDETGNTVNFLDVDDYVPDNVAGVSEFDHPPSPDSSYSWQEPSDQDFAKEPPALPPQLHFTVLDLENSEAAATVKPHHVLLNHLFIEKPGGPQPLVGLGFTHRFQSKYVTVVLYKPME; translated from the exons ATGGGAAACGTGAccgggagggaggaggagaacgGTGGAGGCGATGACGAGGACCCCTCGGCGAGATCGTCGGAGGGGGGATTCGCGCCCTACCACGCGGGCTCGGCGGATTCcatcggcggcggaggcggcggagagtCGCCGCCGCAGAGTCCCCGGCGATCCCCATCCCCCTTCATGTTCGCTCCCCAG GTCCCTGTACCTCCTTTGCAAAGACACAGTGATTCACCTCAACTTTCCAATCAAGTGTCGACGAACGAACAACATGGAAGTTCCAAAGATCCTCCTGAGAGGAAAATCCCAGTCTTGCTAGTATGGACCCTAGGAGGAAAGAAAGTTCATGTAGAAGGATCATGGGACAACTGGACAGAAAA GTTATCCCTACAGAGATCGGGCAAGGATCATTCCATTTTAATGTCTCTACCATCTGGAATCTACCGTTACAGATTCATTGTTGATGGTGAACGGAGATTCATTCCTGATTTTCCTTGCATAACGGATGAGACGGGGAATACTGTTAATTTTCTTGACGTCGAT GATTATGTTCCGGATAATGTAGCAGGCGTCTCCGAATTCGACCACCCACCTTCTCCTGATTCCAGCTACAGTTGGCAGGAGCCCTCCGATCAGGACTTTGCGAAGGAGCCGCCCGCTCTCCCACCGCAGCTACACTTCACTGTTCTTGACCTGGAAAACTCCGAGGCAGCAGCCACCGTGAAGCCCCACCACGTTCTCCTGAACCACCTCTTCATAGAGAAGCCAGGGGGTCCCCAGCCACTCGTCGGTCTCGGCTTCACTCACAGGTTTCAATCCAAATACGTCACAGTCGTCTTGTACAAGCCCATGGAATGA